A stretch of Kryptolebias marmoratus isolate JLee-2015 linkage group LG24, ASM164957v2, whole genome shotgun sequence DNA encodes these proteins:
- the LOC108243562 gene encoding forkhead box protein Q1 — protein sequence MKLEVFSAHHFAQKPVELCMEPDGGVPSPLSGDELGSDGDCVANSPAPVAQSGEGSKGKPYTRRPKPPYSYIALIAMAIRESSSGRLTLAEINDYLMKKFPFFRGSYTGWRNSVRHNLSLNDCFLKVLRDPSRPWGKDNYWMLNPHSEYTFADGVFRRRRKRIAKRSPKEEQGSPDILSEDTCLSVPEDRVGAKFSSSFAIDSILSTPFRRREDSRADAETPNPRVYWPPGGHMLPYALNYPLQHAYVSEAVYGSTEPGRSSYLQPGMVAPEPAFKVPSKARGFHIDSLLS from the coding sequence atgaaacttgAAGTTTTCTCAGCGCACCACTTTGCGCAGAAGCCGGTGGAGTTGTGCATGGAACCAGACGGGGGAGTCCCCTCTCCCCTGTCCGGGGACGAGCTGGGATCTGACGGGGACTGCGTGGCCAACAGCCCGGCACCTGTCGCCCAAAGCGGGGAGGGCAGCAAGGGGAAACCGTACACCCGCAGACCCAAGCCCCCGTACTCCTACATCGCCCTGATCGCCATGGCCATCCGGGAGTCCAGCAGCGGCCGCCTCACGCTGGCAGAGATCAACGACTACCTGATGAAGAAGTTCCCGTTTTTCCGCGGTAGCTACACCGGATGGAGGAACTCCGTGCGCCACAACCTGTCACTCAACGACTGCTTCCTCAAAGTGCTCCGGGACCCGTCCAGGCCCTGGGGGAAGGACAACTACTGGATGCTGAACCCGCACAGCGAGTACACCTTCGCTGATGGGGTGTTCCGCCGCAGAAGGAAGCGCATCGCCAAGAGGTCCCCCAAGGAGGAGCAGGGAAGCCCGGACATCCTGAGCGAAGACACCTGCCTCTCCGTCCCGGAGGACAGGGTGGGGGCCAAGTTCTCCAGCTCCTTCGCCATCGACAGCATCCTCAGCACCCCGTTCAGACGGAGGGAGGACAGCCGCGCTGACGCGGAGACCCCCAACCCGCGGGTGTACTGGCCCCCAGGGGGCCACATGCTGCCTTACGCTCTGAACTATCCGCTCCAGCACGCGTACGTGTCCGAGGCGGTGTACGGCAGCACGGAACCGGGCAGAAGTTCATACCTGCAGCCGGGCATGGTCGCACCTGAGCCCGCCTTCAAGGTGCCCAGCAAGGCGCGAGGCTTCCACATAGACTCCCTGCTGTCCTGA